One genomic region from Acidobacteriota bacterium encodes:
- a CDS encoding GWxTD domain-containing protein: MRRIAIHSLCAFFLLPPLAWAQDSRDEERRDPYKEWLTRDVLYIISTEEKEVFQSLTTDVEKQAFIEQFWKSRDPDPETPGNEVREEHYRRIAYANEKFHAGKPGWKTDRGLIYIKFGPPDRRETNPTGGRVFRSHEELKASGRQFPNDTMTALPYEVWEYRYLPGLGQEVRFEFVSKDGSPEYKLVMDADEKDALSYITGSFITRSRNRRIGLRTFGGSRLDRVEAYSAALKPLPVKVDDTFVSTQVSFEQFPFEVEFETGYVAEETYCDVAVIVPHRSLNFNRKFEDFVAQVEMEILVRDIRKVVVGHKADRLEARLGAAEFKEAVEGSSAYRTRFTLPPGRFLVEVWVKDVVGAQSSFRQELVVIEDPAAEDSDQSQP, translated from the coding sequence ATGAGGCGAATTGCGATTCATTCCTTGTGCGCTTTTTTCCTCCTCCCTCCGCTGGCTTGGGCCCAGGACAGCCGCGACGAGGAACGGCGCGATCCCTACAAGGAATGGCTCACCCGCGACGTGCTCTATATCATCTCGACGGAGGAGAAGGAGGTCTTCCAGAGCCTGACCACCGACGTTGAGAAGCAAGCCTTTATCGAGCAGTTCTGGAAGAGCCGCGACCCCGACCCCGAGACCCCGGGCAACGAGGTCCGCGAAGAGCACTACCGGCGCATCGCTTATGCCAACGAGAAGTTTCATGCCGGCAAACCTGGCTGGAAGACGGACAGGGGCCTGATTTACATCAAGTTCGGCCCTCCCGACCGGCGTGAGACCAATCCCACCGGCGGACGGGTATTTCGCTCTCATGAAGAACTCAAAGCCAGCGGCCGCCAGTTTCCGAACGACACCATGACGGCCCTGCCCTACGAGGTGTGGGAGTATCGCTATCTGCCCGGGTTGGGGCAGGAGGTCAGGTTCGAGTTCGTATCCAAAGACGGCTCGCCCGAATACAAGCTGGTGATGGATGCCGACGAGAAGGACGCCCTCTCTTACATCACCGGTTCCTTCATCACCCGCAGCCGCAACCGGCGCATCGGGTTGAGGACGTTCGGCGGCAGCCGTTTGGATCGGGTCGAGGCCTACTCGGCGGCCTTGAAACCCTTGCCGGTCAAAGTCGACGACACCTTTGTCTCGACCCAAGTCAGCTTTGAGCAATTCCCTTTTGAAGTCGAGTTTGAGACGGGCTACGTGGCTGAAGAGACGTATTGCGACGTGGCCGTCATCGTTCCTCACCGGAGCCTCAACTTCAACCGCAAGTTCGAAGACTTTGTGGCTCAGGTGGAGATGGAGATTTTAGTCCGCGACATCCGCAAGGTGGTGGTCGGCCACAAGGCCGACCGTCTGGAAGCCCGCTTGGGCGCAGCGGAATTTAAGGAGGCGGTTGAAGGGAGTTCGGCTTACCGCACGCGCTTCACTTTGCCGCCCGGTCGATTCTTAGTCGAAGTCTGGGTCAAAGACGTCGTCGGAGCTCAATCCTCTTTCCGGCAGGAACTGGTGGTGATTGAGGACCCGGCGGCCGAGGACTCTGACCAAAGTCAACCATAG
- the mutM gene encoding bifunctional DNA-formamidopyrimidine glycosylase/DNA-(apurinic or apyrimidinic site) lyase produces MPELPEVETIRRGLRPRVRGRVVEEVVIGRSRVLRSDPEELMGTLSGQPLEEVRRRGKNLLFDFPGHCLLVHLGMTGQLTFRDPGKPDSDGFVRHETTGLQRTRQHPPDKHTHLQFLFRDGTAMLYRDIRQFGKIYLYSSRSPQLQAYLDGLGLEPFTDEYRLEDFVAGLKGRKVAVKSILLDQGFVAGVGNIYADEALFEARLNPLRPVSGLKKAEKERLFQAVPLVLERGIHFGGTSLRDYIDSEGRQGNHQEELKVYGRDGQPCRTCGEVIEKIVVSQRGTHFCPGCQGRYRPRKRASSRKRKKA; encoded by the coding sequence ATGCCAGAGTTGCCCGAAGTTGAGACCATCCGGCGCGGCTTGCGCCCGCGGGTGCGGGGACGCGTGGTGGAGGAAGTGGTGATCGGCCGTTCGCGCGTGTTGCGCAGCGACCCCGAAGAGCTGATGGGGACCCTTTCGGGGCAGCCTCTGGAGGAGGTTCGGCGGCGGGGCAAGAACCTGCTCTTCGACTTTCCCGGCCACTGCCTGCTGGTGCACTTGGGCATGACCGGGCAACTGACCTTCCGCGATCCCGGGAAGCCCGACTCCGATGGCTTTGTCCGCCATGAGACGACGGGGCTTCAGCGCACACGCCAGCATCCGCCCGACAAGCACACCCACCTGCAGTTTCTCTTCCGGGACGGCACGGCCATGCTTTACCGGGACATCCGCCAGTTCGGCAAGATCTATCTCTACTCCAGCCGTTCGCCCCAACTGCAAGCCTACCTGGACGGTTTGGGACTGGAGCCCTTCACCGACGAGTATCGCCTGGAAGACTTTGTGGCCGGCCTGAAGGGGCGCAAAGTGGCCGTCAAGTCGATCCTGCTCGATCAAGGTTTCGTGGCCGGCGTGGGCAACATCTACGCCGACGAGGCCCTTTTCGAGGCCCGGCTGAATCCGCTGCGGCCGGTCTCAGGACTCAAGAAGGCTGAGAAGGAGCGGCTCTTCCAGGCAGTTCCGCTGGTGCTCGAGCGCGGCATTCACTTCGGCGGCACCAGTCTGCGCGACTATATCGACAGCGAGGGCCGGCAGGGCAATCATCAGGAAGAGCTCAAGGTCTATGGACGCGACGGCCAGCCTTGCCGCACCTGCGGCGAAGTGATCGAGAAAATCGTGGTCAGCCAGCGCGGCACCCATTTCTGTCCCGGGTGCCAGGGCCGCTACCGCCCCCGCAAGAGGGCCTCTTCCAGGAAGCGCAAGAAAGCATGA
- a CDS encoding TonB-dependent receptor — MNWRLSRIWIAAGLVACLSIFAGTAALAQSQASTGVIQGTVEDQSGGVLPGTTIYLEQNETGFERVVITDDEGRFLARLLPVGPYTVKAELEGFKAVERPVRLTIGATLTLRITMEIGEMQEVVSVSADYAPLIETSSSLPQATVNETAIDNLPINGRDFQSFIFLTPGAVQASRNTISVGGAKGIETNFQIDGADRNNAFFGGQSGGDRPPFTFSQEAIGEFVVVNNGYSAEFGRATAGLVNVVSKSGTNSWHGSAFYLFQNDSMLGNEVTRSVDSAFQISEREIEPESTRHQFGGSFGGPIVRDKLFFFFSTEHQEFETPLIVSFFLDDEELAIAPPELINLQGSFNSTDDAQVWNGKVDWVANSSNNFNFRYTFTDSEQVNGTSTGTVDDALSHNGLELDETQQVVFNWNAIISPRVVNEFRFNYLYEDRPRLANASDVTAEVDVSGCCDLGAFFFLPIPEDDDRYQFVNNLSYNFGAHDVKFGVEYNDTGVDQVFRGNFRGNFDFDGLAELLGVCDACDPTPVGGLPGTPFPDAYQQFFGPGDLVVRVQEWAFFVQDDWRATDKLTINLGLRWEGQYNPENDRPNTDFPAFAEKIVDDTDNWAPRIGFAYDPAQDGKTVIRGSAGIFYARTPTLLFSNPLRVNGEVTNGSTLFFGGDLARQVPLNFNGDSFPGLGTAFSDLSQAAGLLGITLPSSGTIGRVNLHALDFENPESYRFTFGVERELAPNWVAGISYTHAQTRHMQTRLDINLFRGVENEFGREIFNTSTRPQGDITGDDIRLVESSGRGEYDALSLTLSKRFSDRFQFNANYTLGYNDDENNNERDANTVHPVNPFKKFQEFGRSDYDIRHNFVLNGVLELPGDFQISGIIDARSGSPFSITTGTDTNRDGEFNDRAVITTATQTPGSSEFRRGTATAHTSCEGLFDKGLSGDCVEGQMLDRNSFNNNKIVTVDMRITKKFFVSEGAFASAFIEFFNLFNGRNFVVTQFDINDNALGIGDRQGSDPFAMQIGFRFDF; from the coding sequence ATGAACTGGCGATTGTCACGCATTTGGATCGCGGCCGGCCTTGTCGCCTGCCTCTCGATCTTCGCCGGCACTGCGGCCTTGGCTCAATCTCAGGCCAGCACCGGCGTGATTCAGGGGACGGTGGAAGACCAGTCGGGCGGTGTCCTGCCCGGAACCACGATCTACCTAGAACAAAACGAAACCGGCTTTGAGCGCGTCGTCATCACCGACGACGAAGGCCGCTTCCTGGCCCGGCTTCTGCCTGTCGGTCCCTATACCGTCAAAGCCGAATTGGAAGGTTTCAAAGCGGTCGAGCGTCCGGTTCGGCTGACCATCGGCGCCACCCTCACCTTGCGCATCACCATGGAGATCGGCGAGATGCAGGAAGTGGTCAGCGTCAGCGCCGACTACGCACCGCTGATCGAGACCTCGAGTTCGCTGCCGCAGGCCACGGTCAACGAGACCGCCATCGACAACCTGCCCATCAACGGACGCGACTTCCAGAGTTTCATCTTCCTGACGCCGGGAGCGGTCCAGGCTTCGCGCAACACCATCTCGGTAGGCGGCGCCAAGGGCATCGAAACCAACTTCCAGATTGACGGAGCCGACCGCAACAATGCCTTCTTCGGCGGCCAGTCTGGCGGCGACCGTCCGCCCTTCACCTTCTCGCAGGAAGCCATCGGCGAGTTCGTGGTGGTCAACAACGGCTACAGCGCCGAGTTCGGACGGGCCACGGCCGGCTTGGTCAATGTGGTTTCCAAGTCGGGAACCAACAGTTGGCACGGCAGCGCCTTCTACCTCTTCCAGAACGACAGCATGCTGGGCAACGAGGTCACTCGAAGCGTCGATTCCGCCTTCCAGATCTCGGAGAGGGAAATCGAGCCCGAGTCCACGCGGCACCAGTTCGGCGGCAGCTTCGGGGGACCCATCGTTCGCGACAAGCTGTTCTTCTTCTTCTCCACTGAACACCAGGAATTCGAGACGCCCCTGATCGTCTCCTTTTTCTTGGATGACGAGGAACTGGCCATCGCTCCTCCCGAGCTGATCAACCTGCAGGGCTCTTTCAACAGCACCGACGACGCCCAGGTGTGGAACGGCAAGGTGGACTGGGTGGCCAACAGCTCCAATAACTTCAACTTCCGCTACACCTTCACCGATTCGGAGCAGGTCAACGGTACCTCCACGGGTACGGTCGACGACGCCTTGTCTCACAACGGGCTGGAGTTGGACGAGACCCAGCAGGTGGTGTTCAACTGGAATGCCATCATCTCGCCCAGGGTCGTGAACGAGTTTCGCTTTAACTACCTCTACGAAGACCGTCCCCGTCTGGCCAACGCCAGCGACGTGACGGCTGAAGTAGACGTTTCGGGATGCTGCGATCTGGGCGCGTTTTTCTTCCTGCCCATTCCGGAAGACGACGACCGCTATCAGTTCGTCAACAACCTCTCCTACAACTTCGGCGCTCATGACGTCAAGTTCGGCGTCGAGTACAACGACACCGGCGTCGACCAGGTCTTCCGCGGCAACTTCCGCGGCAACTTCGACTTCGACGGCTTGGCCGAGTTGCTGGGCGTCTGCGACGCTTGCGACCCGACTCCGGTGGGTGGACTGCCGGGAACTCCCTTCCCCGATGCCTACCAACAGTTCTTCGGACCTGGCGACTTGGTGGTGAGGGTGCAGGAATGGGCCTTTTTCGTGCAGGACGACTGGAGAGCGACCGACAAGCTGACCATCAACCTCGGACTGCGTTGGGAAGGCCAGTACAACCCTGAGAACGACCGTCCCAATACCGACTTCCCGGCTTTCGCCGAGAAAATCGTGGACGACACCGACAACTGGGCGCCCCGCATCGGATTCGCCTACGATCCGGCCCAGGACGGCAAGACCGTCATCCGCGGTTCGGCCGGCATCTTCTATGCCCGCACGCCCACTTTGCTGTTCTCTAATCCCTTGCGCGTCAACGGCGAAGTCACCAATGGCTCCACCCTCTTCTTCGGAGGAGACCTGGCCCGCCAGGTGCCCTTGAACTTCAACGGCGACAGCTTCCCCGGCTTGGGAACGGCTTTCTCCGACCTTTCCCAGGCAGCCGGTCTGCTGGGCATCACCCTGCCCTCCTCGGGCACCATCGGACGCGTCAACCTGCACGCTCTCGACTTCGAGAATCCCGAGAGCTACCGCTTCACCTTCGGTGTGGAGCGCGAGTTGGCTCCCAACTGGGTGGCTGGAATCTCCTACACCCATGCCCAGACCCGCCACATGCAGACTCGTCTCGACATCAACCTGTTCCGGGGCGTCGAGAACGAGTTCGGTCGCGAGATTTTTAACACCTCGACCCGTCCCCAGGGCGATATCACCGGCGATGACATCCGTCTGGTGGAAAGCTCGGGCCGCGGCGAATACGACGCCCTCAGCCTGACGCTCTCCAAGCGTTTCTCCGACCGATTCCAGTTCAACGCCAACTACACGCTGGGATACAACGACGACGAGAACAACAACGAGCGCGACGCCAACACCGTGCACCCGGTCAACCCCTTCAAGAAGTTCCAGGAGTTCGGCCGTTCCGACTACGACATCCGCCACAACTTCGTGCTCAACGGCGTGTTGGAACTGCCCGGGGACTTCCAGATCAGCGGCATCATCGATGCCCGTTCGGGCTCGCCCTTCTCCATCACCACCGGAACCGACACCAACCGTGATGGCGAATTCAATGACCGTGCGGTCATTACCACCGCTACCCAGACTCCGGGCTCGAGCGAGTTTCGCCGCGGGACGGCCACGGCTCACACCAGTTGCGAAGGCCTCTTCGACAAGGGCCTCAGCGGCGACTGCGTGGAAGGCCAGATGCTGGACCGCAACTCCTTCAACAACAACAAGATCGTGACTGTCGACATGCGCATCACCAAGAAGTTCTTCGTCAGCGAAGGGGCTTTTGCCTCGGCCTTCATCGAGTTCTTCAACCTCTTCAACGGGCGCAACTTCGTGGTGACCCAGTTCGACATCAACGACAACGCTTTGGGCATCGGAGACCGTCAAGGCTCTGATCCCTTCGCCATGCAGATCGGCTTCCGCTTCGATTTCTAA
- a CDS encoding secondary thiamine-phosphate synthase enzyme YjbQ produces the protein MTVETYQLTFQAEGFCGIVEITAQVQSKVEESGVRNGTATLFVVGSTGGLTTVEYEPGLVEDLKEFYDRIIPPTRDYHHEEMWHDGNGFSHVRASLLKPDLVVPVVDGRLRLGTWQQVVLINFDNKARRREVCLQIMGSK, from the coding sequence ATGACGGTCGAAACCTACCAACTGACATTCCAGGCCGAGGGGTTCTGCGGAATCGTGGAGATCACCGCTCAGGTCCAGTCCAAGGTCGAGGAAAGCGGGGTGCGCAACGGTACCGCCACCCTCTTCGTGGTGGGCTCGACGGGCGGGCTTACGACCGTCGAGTATGAACCGGGACTTGTGGAAGATTTGAAAGAATTCTACGATCGCATTATTCCGCCTACACGCGACTACCATCACGAGGAGATGTGGCACGACGGCAACGGCTTTTCTCATGTGAGGGCTTCCTTGCTGAAACCCGATCTGGTGGTTCCGGTGGTGGACGGCCGCCTGCGGCTGGGAACCTGGCAACAGGTGGTGCTGATCAACTTTGACAACAAGGCCAGGCGCCGGGAGGTGTGCCTGCAAATCATGGGCAGTAAATAA
- a CDS encoding IMP dehydrogenase, producing MLDDQRWIGKTFDDFLFRPQRGMAESRREINLGSPLSRKLTLEFPVVSANMDSVTGMAMARAMAYEGGLGFIHRGLSIERQAEKVALVKRSWGTVIEEPLSLPRGASIRDAKNFARRHGVTALLIVEKEGSETLAGVLTQRDIPWMEGYDERTVEDFMTPFDELITGPPETSVEEAEKVLFSKRIERLPLVDQERRIHGLITRKDILFMRNRPLASKDTKGRLLVGAAVGARGDFVERAQELLRAGVDILVIDIAHGHSRVMREAVERLRAEVGDVQLVCGNVATFQGARFLKELGADAVKVGVGPGRGCRTRLETAAGVPQLQAVREAWCALKDEIPIIADGGVVHDKDIFLALMTGASSVMLGSALSGTDEAPGHVIEDPSTHSKKKIYRGMTSPQAVFESLYDAENPEELKDALETPAEGQEMQVPYKGALADVLQRIRGHLQSAVSYAGEESLQAARAKIVPKALEYLIPLSASARRESYER from the coding sequence ATGCTTGATGACCAGCGCTGGATCGGCAAGACCTTCGACGACTTCCTCTTTCGTCCCCAGCGGGGGATGGCGGAATCGCGGCGGGAAATCAACCTGGGCAGTCCTCTCAGCCGCAAGTTGACACTCGAGTTCCCGGTCGTCTCGGCCAACATGGACAGCGTCACCGGCATGGCCATGGCGCGGGCCATGGCCTATGAGGGCGGGCTGGGCTTTATCCACCGGGGGCTTTCCATCGAGCGCCAGGCCGAAAAGGTGGCTCTGGTCAAGCGCAGTTGGGGCACTGTGATCGAAGAGCCCCTGTCGCTGCCGCGGGGCGCCTCCATCCGCGACGCCAAGAACTTCGCCCGCCGCCACGGCGTAACAGCCCTGCTCATCGTCGAGAAAGAAGGGTCGGAGACCCTGGCGGGGGTGCTGACGCAGCGCGACATTCCCTGGATGGAGGGCTACGACGAACGCACGGTGGAAGACTTCATGACGCCCTTCGACGAGCTCATTACGGGGCCGCCGGAAACCAGCGTCGAGGAAGCCGAGAAGGTGCTCTTCTCCAAGCGCATCGAGCGCCTGCCGCTGGTCGACCAGGAGCGCCGCATCCACGGGCTGATCACACGCAAAGACATCCTTTTCATGCGCAACCGTCCTCTGGCCAGCAAGGACACCAAGGGACGCCTGCTGGTGGGGGCCGCCGTAGGCGCCCGCGGAGACTTTGTGGAGCGGGCTCAGGAACTGCTGCGGGCCGGCGTCGACATTCTGGTCATCGACATCGCCCACGGGCATTCCCGGGTCATGCGTGAAGCGGTGGAACGGCTGCGGGCCGAGGTGGGCGACGTGCAACTGGTTTGCGGCAACGTGGCTACCTTCCAGGGGGCGCGCTTTCTCAAGGAGTTGGGCGCTGATGCCGTCAAAGTGGGCGTAGGGCCGGGGCGGGGATGCCGCACCCGTCTGGAAACCGCCGCCGGCGTGCCCCAGTTGCAGGCCGTCAGGGAGGCCTGGTGCGCTCTTAAGGACGAGATCCCCATCATCGCCGACGGCGGCGTGGTGCACGACAAAGACATTTTTCTGGCCCTGATGACGGGCGCCTCCAGCGTCATGCTGGGAAGCGCTCTGTCGGGGACCGACGAGGCCCCCGGTCATGTCATCGAAGACCCTTCCACCCACAGCAAGAAGAAGATCTATCGAGGCATGACCTCTCCCCAAGCCGTCTTCGAGTCGCTCTACGACGCCGAGAATCCCGAGGAACTGAAAGACGCCCTGGAAACGCCTGCCGAGGGACAGGAAATGCAGGTTCCCTACAAGGGCGCGCTGGCCGACGTGCTGCAGCGCATCCGCGGCCACCTGCAATCGGCGGTCAGCTACGCCGGCGAAGAGAGCCTGCAGGCCGCCCGCGCCAAGATCGTGCCCAAGGCCCTCGAATATCTCATTCCGCTCAGCGCTTCGGCCCGTCGCGAGTCCTACGAGCGCTGA
- a CDS encoding alkaline phosphatase D family protein, giving the protein MKRLILTLWLLLPALSCGSGAIDRSGLLASGPMLGYSTHREVLIWVQTSRAASVQIRYWPEGKPALRRSTNRVDTLPHDDFTARLLARRLQPGQRYQYEVRLNGGKARVDYPLRFQTQPLWKWRGDPPEFSLAIGSCAYVNEAEYDRPGQPYGGGFEIFANILRARPDLMLWLGDNTYLREADWGSRDGIFYRYSHTRALPEMQALLGNVHHYAIWDDHDYGPNNSDRSWVLKASALEAFRSFWGNPSYGLPSLPGVFTSFSWGDVDFFLLDGRWYRAPTDAPPERDKVMLGQGQLQWLIDALTSSRATFKIVAAGGQVLNPLPVHETFARFPGERQRLLEAVQERRIEGLIFISGDRHFTELARLDRPGSYPLYDYTSSPLTSDTASPDVLQEENPLRVEGTLLAQRNFGILRFAGPMGQRILTLQALSTQGQVLWEHRIEARQLTYPETDAESR; this is encoded by the coding sequence ATGAAGCGGCTCATTCTCACCCTCTGGCTGTTGCTGCCGGCCCTCTCCTGCGGGAGCGGCGCCATCGACCGATCGGGACTGCTGGCCTCCGGTCCCATGCTGGGCTATTCCACCCACCGCGAAGTGCTGATCTGGGTTCAGACCAGCCGGGCCGCTTCGGTGCAGATCCGATATTGGCCGGAAGGAAAGCCGGCGCTGCGCCGATCGACGAATCGGGTCGACACCCTCCCCCACGATGACTTCACCGCCCGCCTGCTGGCCCGCCGGCTGCAGCCGGGGCAGCGCTACCAGTACGAGGTCAGGCTGAACGGAGGCAAGGCGCGAGTCGATTATCCGCTGCGCTTCCAGACTCAGCCGCTGTGGAAGTGGCGGGGCGATCCGCCTGAATTCTCGCTGGCCATCGGATCCTGCGCCTACGTCAACGAAGCAGAATATGACCGGCCCGGCCAGCCCTATGGGGGCGGTTTCGAGATCTTCGCCAACATTCTCCGGGCCAGACCCGACCTGATGCTGTGGCTGGGCGACAACACCTACCTGCGCGAAGCCGATTGGGGAAGCCGGGACGGAATCTTCTATCGCTACTCCCACACCCGTGCCCTGCCCGAAATGCAGGCTCTTCTGGGCAACGTTCACCACTACGCGATTTGGGACGATCACGACTACGGACCCAACAACTCCGACCGTTCCTGGGTGCTGAAGGCGTCCGCCCTGGAGGCTTTTCGAAGCTTCTGGGGCAATCCCTCCTACGGGCTGCCCTCGCTTCCCGGAGTCTTTACTTCTTTTTCCTGGGGCGATGTCGACTTCTTTCTGCTCGACGGACGCTGGTACCGGGCTCCTACCGATGCCCCGCCGGAGCGGGACAAGGTGATGCTGGGCCAGGGACAGCTTCAATGGCTGATCGACGCGCTCACCAGCAGCCGGGCCACCTTCAAGATCGTGGCCGCGGGCGGACAGGTGCTCAATCCGCTGCCCGTGCACGAAACCTTCGCCCGTTTCCCCGGCGAGCGCCAACGCTTGCTGGAGGCTGTGCAAGAACGGCGCATCGAGGGCCTGATTTTCATCTCGGGCGACCGCCATTTCACGGAGTTGGCGCGCTTGGACCGGCCCGGCTCCTACCCTCTCTACGACTACACCAGCTCCCCCCTGACTTCGGACACGGCCAGTCCCGACGTGCTGCAGGAAGAGAATCCCCTGCGCGTTGAGGGGACCTTGCTGGCTCAGCGCAACTTCGGGATCCTGCGCTTTGCCGGCCCGATGGGACAGAGGATCCTCACGCTGCAGGCTCTCTCCACTCAGGGCCAGGTGCTGTGGGAGCACCGCATCGAAGCCCGGCAACTGACCTACCCGGAGACGGACGCTGAATCCCGCTAG
- the fahA gene encoding fumarylacetoacetase yields MSELNETHHPQLKSWVESANQASTHFPVQNLPLGVFRRRESDEAPRVGCAIGDQIFDISAAAQLGLFEDAAAAVQACRFSSLNALMSLGQPHWTALRRELSRLLREGSPASAESGRLLAGQAESQMGLPANVGDYTDFYASIHHATNVGSMFRPDNPLLPNYKHIPIGYHGRASSLMADGSAFKRPLGQTKADEADEPVYGPCKLLDYELEVGFFVGPGNPSGQPIPIDKAGEHIFGLCLVNDWSARDIQKWEYQPLGPFLAKSFATTVSPWVVTAEALQPYRVEAFQRSPDDPQPLPYLDSPVERRQGGIGLTVEAHLLTEKMREDRQPPHRLSRASFAHMYWTIGQMLAHHSSNGCNLRPGDLMASGTVSGPQEEARGCLLELTWRGSNPIKLPKGQERRFLQDGDEVILTGYCEAEGRPRVGLGQCRGRVLPAD; encoded by the coding sequence ATGAGCGAACTCAACGAAACCCACCATCCTCAACTGAAGAGCTGGGTGGAAAGCGCCAATCAAGCTTCCACCCACTTCCCCGTACAAAACCTGCCGCTGGGCGTGTTCCGGCGCCGAGAGAGCGATGAAGCCCCCCGCGTGGGCTGCGCTATCGGCGATCAAATCTTCGACATCTCGGCGGCCGCTCAACTGGGGCTCTTCGAAGACGCAGCCGCCGCCGTGCAGGCCTGCCGCTTTTCAAGCCTCAATGCCCTGATGTCGTTGGGACAGCCTCATTGGACGGCGCTGCGCCGCGAGCTGAGCCGCCTGTTGCGGGAAGGCAGCCCGGCTTCGGCCGAGAGCGGGCGGCTGCTGGCCGGCCAGGCCGAGTCCCAGATGGGACTGCCCGCCAACGTGGGCGACTACACCGACTTTTACGCCTCCATCCACCACGCCACCAACGTGGGCAGCATGTTCCGTCCCGATAACCCGCTCCTGCCCAACTACAAGCACATTCCCATCGGCTATCACGGGCGGGCCTCCTCGCTGATGGCCGATGGAAGCGCTTTCAAGCGTCCCTTGGGACAGACCAAGGCTGACGAGGCCGATGAGCCCGTCTACGGGCCCTGCAAGCTGCTCGACTACGAGTTGGAAGTGGGCTTTTTCGTGGGACCGGGCAACCCCTCGGGTCAACCGATTCCCATCGACAAGGCCGGTGAGCACATCTTCGGACTTTGCCTGGTCAACGACTGGTCGGCACGCGACATTCAAAAGTGGGAATATCAGCCCCTGGGTCCTTTCCTGGCCAAAAGCTTCGCCACCACGGTTTCGCCCTGGGTGGTGACGGCCGAGGCCTTGCAGCCCTACCGGGTGGAAGCCTTTCAGCGGTCCCCGGACGATCCTCAGCCGCTGCCTTATCTGGACTCGCCCGTGGAGCGCCGTCAAGGGGGCATCGGGCTGACCGTGGAAGCGCACCTGCTGACCGAAAAAATGCGCGAAGATCGACAGCCGCCTCATCGCCTGAGCCGGGCAAGCTTCGCCCACATGTACTGGACCATCGGCCAGATGCTGGCCCACCACTCCAGCAACGGCTGCAACCTGCGCCCCGGCGACCTGATGGCCAGCGGCACGGTGTCCGGCCCCCAAGAAGAGGCTCGCGGATGCCTGCTGGAATTGACCTGGAGGGGCAGCAACCCGATCAAGTTGCCCAAAGGCCAGGAAAGGCGCTTTCTGCAGGATGGCGACGAGGTCATCCTGACCGGCTACTGCGAGGCGGAAGGGCGTCCCCGCGTCGGCTTGGGCCAATGCCGGGGACGCGTCCTGCCCGCTGATTGA